One part of the Quercus lobata isolate SW786 chromosome 7, ValleyOak3.0 Primary Assembly, whole genome shotgun sequence genome encodes these proteins:
- the LOC115953602 gene encoding U11/U12 small nuclear ribonucleoprotein 59 kDa protein, whose amino-acid sequence MNPVPFQTVPPQWFPMLPPNPPTSSAFWESKNVQERLRELQDTLDLAKAMKKELEILMMIKDGKECVQDEDSGTNAIFIDRFKKILKDKRISLESQESLSVEAVNALMSKLRAQLEPFRVIVDEATPWEEKSAVVRLSNKIQKNKRNKLWRKRKRKRIAEMLTKEREQFEQADKEADEWRAREIAKDIAKRKVEKMKEVAKLKAKEERKKLESELEQVLIVEKLQELRSIRIQKLKKQGHFLPEEDDKFMDRVRAAVEEEERQAIAAADTDAAKDAIASAEESRKTLLSQGLDSRDLSSDKDSNMESEDQIIETENNKGSTSVTMKESEPQALEGQGISGAYDSVANLPLEFYHYYHGSNTDMGTLIEVRRTWDAYIRPGGSRIPGHWVQPPPPADETWASYLVRSK is encoded by the exons ATGAATCCGGTACCATTTCAAACCGTGCCACCACAGTGGTTTCCGATGTTACCACCTAACCCGCCAACGTCAAGTGCTTTTTGGGAGTCTAAGAATGTACAGGAACGGCTAAGAGAGCTACAAGATACTCTTGATCTTGCAAAAGCAAT GAAAAAAGAGCTAGAGATCTTGATGATGATTAAAGATGGTAAAGAATGTGTGCAAGATGAGGATTCTGGAACCAATGCCATTTTTATTGATaggttcaaaaaaattttgaaagataaGAGGATTAGTTTGGAATCCCAAGAGTCTCTCTCAGTGGAAGCTGTGAATGCTTTGATGTCAAAATTAAGAGCTCAGCTTGAACCATTCAGAGTGATCGTGGATGAAGCAACTCCTTGGGAGGAAAAGTCTGCAGTAGTTAGATTGTCTAATAAAATAcagaagaataaaagaaataaactttggagaaaaagaaagaggaaaagaattGCAGAAATGCTCACAAAG GAGCGTGAACAATTTGAACAAGCTGATAAAGAAGCTGATGAATGGAGGGCAAGGGAGATTGCCAAGGATATTGCAAAGCGGAAG GTAGAGAAGATGAAGGAAGTTGCGAAGCTTAAAGCAAAAGAGGAGAGAAAGAAGCTAGAATCTGAG CTTGAGCAGGTATTAATTGTGGAGAAGTTGCAAGAGTTACGTTCCATCAGGATCCAAAAATTGAAGAAACAAG gTCATTTTCTCCCTGAAGAGGATGACAAGTTTATGGACAGAGTTCGGGCTGctgttgaagaagaagagcgCCAAGCAATTGCTGCAGCTGACACAGATGCTGCTAAGGATGCCATTGCAAGTGCGGAGGAGTCTAGGAAAACCCTCCTGAGTCAGGGACTTGACTCAAGAGATCTAAGCAGCGATAAAGACAGTAATATGGAAAGTGAAGACCAAATAATTGAgactgaaaataataaaggcTCTACTTCAGTCACTATGAAGGAATCTGAACCACAAGCATTAGAGGGACAAGGAATCAGTGGAGCTTATGACTCTGTggcaaatctaccgttagagtTCTATCATTATTATCATGGCAGTAACACTGATATGGGCACACTTATTGAG GTGAGAAGAACATGGGATGCATATATAAGACCAGGAGGAAG CCGCATACCAGGGCATTGGGTTCAGCCACCACCTCCAGCAGATGAGACATGGGCATCCTACCTGGTGAGGTCTAAATGA